From the genome of Triticum aestivum cultivar Chinese Spring chromosome 3B, IWGSC CS RefSeq v2.1, whole genome shotgun sequence, one region includes:
- the LOC123070276 gene encoding uncharacterized protein isoform X2, translating to MSCGRSENTTRKCRTRSTPGETMYLHTADAKKITHYQSNLPTTMDRDIGAYPVKHHFPSPIVSWIEDLSSFGDAPFSHDTEYVDDQSTPSFGQSSASNNLHDMQISVRLTDEFMELAKENTSNNLETCGILGASFRDGTYYVTTLIIPKQEGTAHSVCQLLVKLLTRRRYTPYYQSSHFTLQGGYILTLHKHAFYRRSICTLNSLIRSCYQKLLRLLLLPPILLGAMVYSG from the exons ATGAGTTGCGGGAG ATCTGAAAACACTACCAGAAAATGTAGGACGCGTTCAACACCTGGTGAAACGATGTATCTCCATACTGCCGATGCTAAAAAGATCACCCACTACCAATCTAATCTGCCAACAACAATGGATCGCGATATCGGTGCCTACCCTGTGAAGCACCACTTTCCATCTCCTATAGTTTCTTGGATAGAAGACCTTTCTAGCTTTGGCGATGCTCCTTTTAGCCATGATACTGAATACGTGGATGATCAATCAACACCTTCATTCGGGCAGTCTTCTGCATCTAACAATTTGCATGACATGCAAATA TCAGTGAGATTGACAGACGAATTCATGGAACTTGCAAAGGAGAATACAAGCAATAATCTAGAGACCTGTGGAATTCTTGGTGCTTCATTT AGGGATGGAACTTACTATGTGACAACATTGATCATTCCAAAGCAAGAAGGAACTGCTCACTCAGTATGTCAGTTACT TGTCAAGCTTCTAACGAGGAGGAGATACACGCCGTATTATCAGAGCAGTCACTTTACCCTGCAGGGTGGATACAT ACTCACCCTTCACAAACATGCTTTCTATCGTCGATCGATTTGCACACTCAATTCTCTTATCAG GTCATGTTACCAGAAGCTGTTGCGATTGTTGCTGCTCCCACCGATCCTACTAG GAGCTATGGTATATTCAGGTTGA
- the LOC123070276 gene encoding AMSH-like ubiquitin thioesterase 2 isoform X1 codes for MSCGRSENTTRKCRTRSTPGETMYLHTADAKKITHYQSNLPTTMDRDIGAYPVKHHFPSPIVSWIEDLSSFGDAPFSHDTEYVDDQSTPSFGQSSASNNLHDMQISVRLTDEFMELAKENTSNNLETCGILGASFRDGTYYVTTLIIPKQEGTAHSCQASNEEEIHAVLSEQSLYPAGWIHTHPSQTCFLSSIDLHTQFSYQVMLPEAVAIVAAPTDPTRSYGIFRLTDPGGMDVLRECSESGFHTHRETTDGGPIYETCTNVHFKPNLRFEIVDLRSGA; via the exons ATGAGTTGCGGGAG ATCTGAAAACACTACCAGAAAATGTAGGACGCGTTCAACACCTGGTGAAACGATGTATCTCCATACTGCCGATGCTAAAAAGATCACCCACTACCAATCTAATCTGCCAACAACAATGGATCGCGATATCGGTGCCTACCCTGTGAAGCACCACTTTCCATCTCCTATAGTTTCTTGGATAGAAGACCTTTCTAGCTTTGGCGATGCTCCTTTTAGCCATGATACTGAATACGTGGATGATCAATCAACACCTTCATTCGGGCAGTCTTCTGCATCTAACAATTTGCATGACATGCAAATA TCAGTGAGATTGACAGACGAATTCATGGAACTTGCAAAGGAGAATACAAGCAATAATCTAGAGACCTGTGGAATTCTTGGTGCTTCATTT AGGGATGGAACTTACTATGTGACAACATTGATCATTCCAAAGCAAGAAGGAACTGCTCACTCA TGTCAAGCTTCTAACGAGGAGGAGATACACGCCGTATTATCAGAGCAGTCACTTTACCCTGCAGGGTGGATACAT ACTCACCCTTCACAAACATGCTTTCTATCGTCGATCGATTTGCACACTCAATTCTCTTATCAG GTCATGTTACCAGAAGCTGTTGCGATTGTTGCTGCTCCCACCGATCCTACTAG GAGCTATGGTATATTCAGGTTGACAGATCCAGGAGGCATGGATGTGCTCAGGGAGTGCAGTGAGAGTGGGTTCCATACTCACCGAGAGACGACGGATGGCGGTCCAATATATGAAACCTGCACCAACGTGCATTTCAAACCTAATTTGCGGTTTGAGATTGTCGATCTGCGTTCTGGTGCGTGA